TGGCTAGGTAGCAGGGCGGCGGAACGGCCACGTAGCTGACGGCGCCCCGCCCGTTGAACGCTGCGCTGCCCGATCTTCCAGCAGCAAGCAAAAACGCCACGGGAGCGATCCCGTGGCGTTTTGCTATAGATAGCGGTGGGGAAGAAGCGCAGCCGCGCTCCCACCCGCGCCGCTTACTGATTCGCAGCCGGCGCCGACGCCGCGCCCTTGCGATGCTCCCAGTGCTCGCGCATCTTCTGATGGCGCGCTTCCATCTTCGCGAAGCGTTGCTTCAACGCCGTGCTGACGGTGGTCTTCTGCTGGTCGTTCAGGCCGTTGTAGAACGACAGCCAGGCATCGGTCGTCTGCTGACGCAGTTGCGCGTCTTTCTGTTCGACCTGCTGATGCGCCTGGGCCATCGCGTTCAAATCCAGAATCGGCTGTTGCTGCGCGGCCTTGAACTGGTTCTTGATCTGCTCGTGGTTCGCGCGCATCGCCTCATGGTTCTGCTTCATCGTGTTCAGCGCGGCCTGCCACTGCTTTTCCTGATCCGCGTTGAGCTTCAACTGGTCGTGCAGTTGCGTGAGTTCATGCATGAAGTGACCGTGGTGCCAGCCGCCGGGGCCGCCTTGCATGGCAGGCTGGGCGGCGTAGGCCGCGCCCGCGCCGATGGCGAGGGCAGTTGCGGCAACGGCGAGAACGCGCGACATCTTTTTGGTGGACATGTAAGGCTCCTTGTAATGGAATAGCCGACGATGCAACCGATAACGAGGACGGCCTGCATTCGGTAAGACACAGCGTAGAGAACTGCGCCGGAGCCTGTGTTACGCGGCCAGCCGCCGCTATTACCGGACATTACGCTGGCCTTTCACCGTAACACCCGGTAACCCTTGAAGGCCGTCCGGAAACGAAAACCCTTTTTGCCGCGCGTTAAACTCCATCCCATGGCTACTCAAATACTTGTTGTCGACGACGACGTCGAATTGCGTGATCTGCTGCGTGACTATCTGGCCCGCCAGGGCATCGAGGTCTCGGTGCTGCACGACGCGGGTTCGCTCGAGCGCCGGCTCGAACGCGAACGTCCGGACCTGATCGTGCTCGATCTGATGATGCCGGGCGTCGACGGTCTCACCGCGCTGCGCAAGTTGCGCGCGGCGGGCGACGACATTCCCGTCATCATGCTCACCGCGCGCGCGGACGACGTCGACCGGATCGTCGGTCTGGAACTCGGCGCGGACGACTACCTCGGCAAGCCGTTCAACCCGCGCGAGTTGCTCGCGCGCGTGCAGGCGGTGCTGCGGCGCCGTCGCACGCTACCTTCGGCGGCCGCGCCGGAGCAGCGCGAGCCGTTCAACTTCGGCCGCTTCACGCTGGACTTCCAGTCGCGCACGCTGCATCTGGAAGACAAGCCGCTCACGCTGTCCGGCAGCGAATTCGCGTTGCTGAAGATTTTTGTCAAC
The sequence above is a segment of the Paraburkholderia sp. D15 genome. Coding sequences within it:
- a CDS encoding periplasmic heavy metal sensor; its protein translation is MSTKKMSRVLAVAATALAIGAGAAYAAQPAMQGGPGGWHHGHFMHELTQLHDQLKLNADQEKQWQAALNTMKQNHEAMRANHEQIKNQFKAAQQQPILDLNAMAQAHQQVEQKDAQLRQQTTDAWLSFYNGLNDQQKTTVSTALKQRFAKMEARHQKMREHWEHRKGAASAPAANQ
- a CDS encoding response regulator, whose translation is MATQILVVDDDVELRDLLRDYLARQGIEVSVLHDAGSLERRLERERPDLIVLDLMMPGVDGLTALRKLRAAGDDIPVIMLTARADDVDRIVGLELGADDYLGKPFNPRELLARVQAVLRRRRTLPSAAAPEQREPFNFGRFTLDFQSRTLHLEDKPLTLSGSEFALLKIFVNHPMRTLTRERLLELLHGPEYDGTDRGIDVQVWRLRRILETDPSTPRFIQTVRGRGYVFVPDGEQHASAH